Proteins encoded together in one Astatotilapia calliptera chromosome 7, fAstCal1.2, whole genome shotgun sequence window:
- the LOC113026136 gene encoding solute carrier family 25 member 46-like has translation MASRRPDSFDGLGYRGRDDPLYGAGYPVRSAGAPAEPQLHHWVTTPPDIPGSRNLHPGERTPLFDDAPGEIAGSASGWEAPNPSRPPAEQLNRFAGFGVGFVSLFTENVLSHPCIVFRRQCQVNYHARCYHLTPFSAVAVMYSITKAQGVKALWKGMGSTFIVHGVTLGAEGIISEFTPLPRELPHRCSWKQVAGHLLLKGLTAVVALPFYCASLIETVQSEIVRDESSSGLLDCVREGVARLLGVGAPHSRRLLPLRCLLLPAALHAILRYAVATSIQRVVLWLHQRSKKQRAEPSNPLDAYFPELAASWAGSLVADVVLFPLETVLHRLALQGTRTIIDATDGVVAVGNGGSPLVVPVNTQYDGFSDCLHAISRKEGGAGFYRGFGVLVAQYALHGALLAAARTLMRVLLLDAKAS, from the exons ATGGCCTCCAGGCGGCCGGACAGCTTCGACGGGCTCGGGTACCGTGGCCGGGATGACCCGCTGTACGGAGCGGGCTACCCGGTTCGGAGCGCCGGAGCCCCCGCCGAACCGCAGCTCCACCACTGGGTCACCACGCCGCCCGACATCCCGGGCAGCCGCAACCTGCACCCTGGAGAGCGGACACCTCTGTTCGATGACGCCCCGGGAGAGATCGCAGGTTCTGCAAGCGGCTGGGAAGCTCCAAATCCCAGCAGGCCCCCCGCTG AGCAGCTGAATCGATTCGCTGGCTTCGGGGTTGGATTCGTCAG TCTGTTCACAGAGAACGTCCTCTCTCACCCCTGCATTGTGTTCCGCAGACAGTGCCAG GTGAACTACCACGCCCGGTGTTATCACCTGACTCCATTCAGCGCTGTCGCTGTAATGTACAGCATCACCAAAGCTCAG GGTGTGAAGGCTCTGTGGAAGGGGATGGGCAGCACATTCATCGTTCATGGTGTTACGCTCGGAGCCGAGGGCATCATCAGCGAGTTCACGCCACTGCCACG GGAGCTTCCTCACAGGTGCAGCTGGAAACAGGTGGCTGGGCATTTGCTGCTTAAAGG aTTAACGGCAGTCGTCGCTCTTCCATTTTACTGTGCCAGCCTCATTGAGACCGTGCAG AGCGAGATTGTGCGGGATGAGTCGTCCTCTGGCCTGCTGGACTGCGTCCGTGAGGGTGTTGCTCGACTGCTGGGTGTCGGCGCACCTCACAGTCGTCGCCTGCTTCCTCTCAGATGCCTGCTGCTTCCCGCTGCGCTGCATGCCATTCTGCGCTATGCCGTGGCTACCTCCATCCAGCGggtggtgctgtggctgcaccagcGTAGCAAGAAGCAGCGGGCAGAACCATCCAATCCACTGGATGCCTACTTCCCCGAGCTGGCGGCATCTTGGGCGGGTTCTCTGGTAGCTGACGTGGTGTTGTTTCCTCTTGAGACGGTGCTACATCGCCTGGCTCTGCAGGGTACGCGCACCATCATTGATGCCACCGATGGAGTGGTCGCGGTGGGAAATGGCGGGAGCCCGCTGGTAGTGCCCGTAAACACGCAGTATGATGGCTTCTCTGACTGCCTGCACGCCATCAGCCGCAAGGAAGGCGGGGCTGGCTTCTACCGAGGTTTTGGCGTGCTGGTAGCCCAGTATGCTTTGCACGGAGCGCTGCTGGCCGCCGCCAGGACGCTGATGAGGGTGCTGCTGCTGGATGCCAAGGCCAGCTAG
- the LOC113024923 gene encoding protein asteroid homolog 1-like → MGISKLQRMIDDLCFCEEVKVEKTSLIIDGAALYYCLYYNSDPKLDQRCGGDYPGFKDDVCKFFEALKDCEVTPYIFLDGAAGSEKQKTLHSRLKRRLENAKTIAESEPDAAPQGCNVLPPLVKDVFIEILKEKDIEFKQCLGEADPEVVSAANQKQCAVLSHDADFCIYDVNKGFLHLDNFEWKRKKDGKIPAKLYTRSKFCEHFKLDPALMPVFASIAGNDYSILKDNGTFANESSSSGEYRIKRLDGILRFLSKVNLHGLNDSQKRERALSQALSHVGKEENQTFKLSIQKYVQPEKTSSELPSWVSKKVERGEITTFVISVVDQKTMMLPVLVEDFSQHSSYTAAYPIRQYFYGLLIGGQMCTEYDRDREEIKDKRVPSIGKQLQLEHLHKAPEGLRRRVFEEALQVQTSALENIPDQLKLPVCVTVFWFKRLQHHPKPETVHCLHALLLGFVCDRDGPEDEFERKMKTLKDAAIRRKWQPRVAHAFSQWLCCMRQSLHLNQLLCSPLPEPQCARLYCGPLLHRLADEETFEKLLKTLRGKKKKLYQDLKTIFHLLARKKTLVIGDSVLKDVDPEIPATTLTYRSGATAGDIEAKLKLLAQDEHRFDKIVIHVSNNDIQNHQLEVIKPKIESVCNFAKTMSDSVGFSGPLPSRTNAHIIRSLSSFNCWLSNWCPENNVGFINNWKMFGLKPGLIESNHIYPTREGADLISRKLAKFILS, encoded by the exons ATGGGGATTTCAAAGTTACAGAGAATGATAGatgatttgtgtttctgtgaagaGGTTAAAGTAGAAAAAACAAGTCTCATTATTGATGGTGCAGctctttattattgtttgtattataattctgatccaAAGCTGGACCAGCGCTGTGGAGGAGATTATCCTGGATTTAAAGACGATGTCTGTAAGTTCTTTGAGGCTTTGAAGGACTGCGAAGTCACTCCATACATCTTCTTGGATGGAGCTGCAGGATCAGAGAAGCAGAAAACTCTTCATTCGCGTCTAAAGCGTAGACTAGAAAATGCAAAGACAATAGCAGAGAGTGAGCCTGACGCTGCACCACAAGGATGTAACGTCTTACCACCTCTGGTCAAAGATGTCTTCATAGAAATCTTGAAGGAGAAAGACATAGAGTTTAAACAGTGTTTAGGAGAGGCAGACCCTGAAGTTGTTTCTgctgcaaatcagaaacaatgTGCTGTGCTGTCCCATGACGCAGATTTCTGCATCTATGATGTGAACAAAGGTTTCCTTCATCTTGACAACTTTGAgtggaaaagaaagaaggatgGCAAGATTCCTGCTAAGCTCTACACACGTTCAAAGTTTTGTGAGCATTTTAAATTGGACCCTGCTCTCATGCCAGTCTTTGCTTCAATAGCAGGAAATGATTATTCAATATTAAAAGACAATGGTACCTTTGCAAATGAATCATCTTCATCTGGTGAGTACAGGATTAAAAGACTGGATGGTATACTCAGGTTTTTAAGTAAAGTGAATCTGCATGGTTTGAACGACTCACAGAAGAGAGAACGTGCTCTGAGTCAAGCTTTAAGTCATGTTGGtaaagaagaaaaccaaacttTCAAACTCTCCATTCAAAAGTATGTTCAACCAGAAAAAACAAGTTCTGAGTTGCCATCATGGGTGAGTAAAAAAGTTGAGCGTGGAGAAATCACCACTTTCGTCATAAGTGTTGTGGATCAGAAGACAATGATGCTGCCTGTTCTTGTGGAGGACTTTTCACAGCACAGTAGTTACACAGCTGCTTACCCCATCAGACAGTACTTCTATGGACTGTTAATTGGAGGTCAGATGTGCACTGAATATGACAGGGATAGAGAAGAGATCAAAGACAAACGTGTCCCATCCATAGGGAAACAACTGCAACTAGAGCATCTGCATAAG GCTCCTGAGGGTTTGCGTCGCAGAGTGTTTGAAGAAGCTCTGCAGGTTCAGACTTCAGCCTTAGAAAACATCCCCGACCAGCTGAAGCTGCCagtctgtgtgactgttttctggTTCAAGAGGCTACAACACCACCCAAAACCTGAAACTGTCCACTGCCTCCACGCCCTCCTGCTGGGGTTTGTGTGTGATCGTGATGGTCCAG AGGACGAGTTTGAGAGGAAGATGAAAACTTTAAAGGATGCAGCTATCAGGAGGAAATGGCAGCCCCGTGTGGCTCATGCTTTCAGCCAATGGCTGTGCTGCATGAGGCAGAGCCTCCACCTGAACCAGCTGCTGTGTTCCCCTCTACCAGAACCTCAGTGTGCCCG GCTTTACTGTGGACCTCTCCTTCATCGGCTGGCAGATGAAGAGACGTTTGAAAAActactgaaaacactgagaggaaaaaagaagaaattataTCAGGATTTAAAGACCATTTTTCATCTACTCGCACGGAAAAAAACTCTGGTTATTGGCGACTCTGTTCTTAAAGATGTGGACCCAGAGATTCCAGCAACTACACTTACATACAGATCAGGGGCCACAGCAGGCGACATTGAGGCTAAACTGAAACTCCTGGCTCAGGATGAACATAGATTTGATAAAATTGTAATTCATGTCAGCAATAACGACATCCAGAATCATCAACTGGAGGTCATAAAACCTAAAATTGAGTCGGTGTGTAACTTTGCAAAAACGATGTCGGATTCTGTAggtttctctggtcccctccccagtCGAACCAATGCTCACATCATTAGAAGCCTGTCATCGTTTAACTGCTGGCTGTCTAACTGGTGTCCAGAAAACAATGTAGGCTTCATAAATAACTGGAAAATGTTTGGGTTAAAACCTGGTCTCATTGAGAGCAACCACATCTATCCAACTCGCGAGGGTGCAGATCTCATTTCTAGAAAACTGGCCAAGTTTATTCTgagttaa